From a single Budorcas taxicolor isolate Tak-1 chromosome X, Takin1.1, whole genome shotgun sequence genomic region:
- the LOC128069484 gene encoding melanoma-associated antigen 10-like → MSELSKPEEDFQDPGEAQGPVNAQLLGAEAGVAASASASSPTVSSLGTGESLPQEALNEMIASLMKFLLLKYRAKEPTSQAEMLNKVLRDNQEYFPVVFSQASQCLQLVFGVEVKEVDPREHIYIMVSILGLSCNAMLSSGQSIPKAGLLVLVLNLIMRNGDRAPEQKVWGALSRLGVYAGSVHCIFGEPRTLLTHVWVQEGYLEYRQVPYSHPARYEFLWGPRAYAETSKWEIMAFLLRVKQRALRAFPLQSAEAAREDDEAD, encoded by the coding sequence ATGAGTGAGCTGAGCAAGCCCGAGGAAGATTTTCAGGACCCTGGCGAGGCCCAGGGCCCGGTGAATGCGCAGCTCTTGGGGGCTGAGGCAGGGGTGGCTGCATCTGCCTCGGCCTCCTCCCCCACAGTGTCCTCCTTAGGCACTGGGGAGTCCTTGCCCCAGGAAGCGCTGAATGAGATGATAGCTAGCCTAATGAAGTTCCTGCTCCTCAAGTATCGAGCCAAGGAGCCGACCTCCCAGGCGGAAATGCTGAATAAGGTCCTCAGGGATAACCAGGAGTACTTCCCGGTGGTCTTCAGCCAAGCCTCGCAGTGCCTGCAGCTGGTCTTTGGCGTGGAGGTGAAGGAGGTGGACCCCAGGGAGCACATCTACATCATGGTCTCCATCCTGGGCCTCAGCTGCAACGCAATGCTGAGCAGTGGGCAGAGCATCCCCAAGGCCGGCCTCCTGGTGCTGGTCCTCAACCTGATCATGCGGAATGGAGACCGTGCCCCTGAGCAGAAGGTCTGGGGAGCACTCAGCAGATTGGGTGTGTATGCTGGGAGTGTGCACTGCATCTTTGGGGAGCCCAGGACGCTTCTGACCCAcgtgtgggtgcaggaggggtACCTGGAGTACCGGCAGGTGCCTTACAGCCACCCTGCTCGCTATGAGTTCCTGTGGGGTCCCCGGGCTTATGCGGAGACCAGCAAGTGGGAAATCATGGCATTTCTGCTCAGGGTCAAACAAAGGGCTTTGAGGGCCTTCCCACTGCAGTCTGCAGAGGCTGCAAGGGAGGACGATGAGGCGGACTGA